TCCACAAGCCTTATTTTTTCGTCTAAGCAAGCTCTCCAAACCTGCCTCCCGTTTATCACACCAGCTATTAGCTCCTTTTCCTTAGGAAATCCAAACTTCCTTATGTTCTCTAAGTTTTCTTTGTTGGAAACAAGATCAAAGCCAAGGGCTTTTACAGGAAGGCTTATGTATCTTTGGTAGTTAGACACACTATCGTAGTATGTGAGAACATTAATATCCACATACTTAGACATGCAAGAATACATCTCTTCCACTATGTCCCACTCGTAGTCCTCCAGCTCCAAACACAAAGCAGGGTCTTCCACAAGAATTTCCTTTACTCCCTCTTCTTTGAGTTTTTTCAGAACTTCTTCATAAACGCCAAAGACTGCGTTGAAATAAGCTTCAAAGTCCTGTTGGTTTTCCAATTTGGAAAGCTCAAAGAATGGAAGCCCTTGACCTTCCACCTTTCTTATAGCCTTTGAAAGCTTTAGGAATGTGAAGGGAGAAAGGATTTTTGGGACTGTTTCTATACCCTTTTCTTTGAAATACCTGTATTCTTCAAGGGGATAATTTTTTAGGAGTTTAAAGTTTGTTCCCTCAAGCTCTGGCACAAGGTAGTGATAGTTTGTGTTAAAGTATTTAGTCATTTCCAGCGCCTGTTTGCCCCTTGCCATTTCAAAGTAGGTTTTGAGTCCTTCATACTCACCAAAGCGGGAAGGTATAGCTCCTATCATTACTGCAGTGTCAAGCACAAAATCATAGTAAGATAGCTCGTTGGAAGGTATAACATCTACGTGTTCCTTGTAGTTTGAGACCATCCAATCACGCAGAGCGTTCATGCCTTCAACAAACTCCGATTCATCTATCTTATTTTTCCAAAAGTTCTCAAGCAAAGACTTAAATTCCCTTCTTTCCCCCAACTTGGGAAAGCCATAAGCCAAGGTTTTCATAGCGATCACCTCCTACTGTCAGATGGTCTATAAATTATACCTAAAATTTTCTAAACTCCAGCTTAGGCTTTCTCTGTATGGTATAGGTTCTCTACCACAGATTTTTTTTACTCCTTCTGTTTCCACATCTTTGTCTAATCCACATACATTGTCTCTCCACATCATAAGCATTTGGTCTGAACTAAAGGGCGGTGGGCTCAAAAGATTTTCTACTACCTTCCCAGCAAAATACATAACTACCTTTGGCATAGGAATTAGTAAAACTTTCCTGTTCCAGTAAGAGAATATGTCCTCCAAAAGCGCTTTAAAGCTAACTCTTTCTTTTCCACAGAGTTCATACACCTTACCCACAGACTCTTCTTTTTCCAAACTATTCACAAAGGCGCAGGCTACATCCCTTACATCCACAGGTTGAAAAAGGTAACTGCCACCACCTGGAAGGGCAACCACCGGTAAAAACTTGGTGATCTTCCACATATCAAAAAAAAGCCTTTGTTCTGGACCTAAAATTATGGAAGGTCTGAAGATGGTGTATTTAAGTCCAGAAGACCTTAAAAACTCTTCAGCCATATACTTGGTTTTGTGATACTCAGAAGGTGCGTCTTTGTGCGTCCCAAGGGCACTCATATGAATAACTCTGTTTATTCCCTGATCTTTACAAACTTCGTATAAGTTTTTTGAAATCAAGTAATGTGTGTTGTAAAAAGTTACGTTTTTGCGCCTGTCCTCTGCGAGAATACCTATAAGGTGTATGAGTACGTTGGGCTTTATCTCCTCAAGGGCCTTTTTTATGCTGTCCTTTTTATAAAAATCTACCTCCACACCAACCACTTTATCGGAAAAGAAACTTTTTAACTTTCCTGCGTTTCTTACCAAAGCATAAACTTTAAATCCTTTGCTTAATAACTCTTTGACTATATACCTTCCCAAAAAACCCGTAGCTCCTGTTATGGCTATCCTTTCCATTCTTTTAACACCTCTACAAATCTACTTTTGTGTTTGTCATCCTCCGCATCAAGCAAACCAATTATATGCCAGCGCTTTTCTTTTCCGTAGGTAAAGTATATTCTACCTCCCCTTGGCTTTAACTTAAATACATTCTTAGCATCCTTGATGTTTTCAAAGGATTCGCCCAAGTCTTTCATGTTTAACAGCAGAAGTTCCTTTAAAAATTCTTTTTTCCTATCCGCATCTAAGCGAATAAACTCCTCAAGGGCTTTCTCTTCCCAGGTTATGTTATCAAGAACCACACCAAAAATCTCTTTGTATATCTCTGTTTTGCTATTTTGGGACTTTTTGTATTGCTCCAGCTCTAATTCAAGGAGCTGAAGCTTTCTTAGAGCATTCTCTAATTCTTCTTTCGCACGATCTTTTTCTTCCTTTAGCTTAGCATTCTCCCTTAGGAGATCGTCCAACGCCTGCTCCATGTCAAGGATCTCTTTTATGAGCTTTTTCCTTTCGCTTCTTAGCTTTGATAACTCTTTGTTTTCTGGTATGGCAGGCTTTTTTTCCTGAATCTCTATAAGCTCAAAAAGTTTTCTGTTTGCCTGAGTAAGCCGTTCTACTTTTTCCTCAAAAACTTTTAAAGTTTGCGCATATGAGTTTAGTTTTTTAACTATCTCTTCTTTTTCCTTCAAAAGCTGTTGCCTTTCCTTTTCTTGCTCTGCTAACTTTTCTATCTTCCTTTCTAAATCTTCCTTCTCTTTACTGAGCTTTGTTAGGATTTCCTCGTACAATCGCTTAGTCCTTAAAGCTTCCATAAGCTCATGCTGGTTTTTTGTAAGTTCCTCTTCCAGTTTTTGCCTGCTTTCCTGAAGTAGCCTAAGGCGTTTTTCTGCTGGAGATTCAAAGAGTTTTATAACAATCAGCGTTATTAAAAAGGCGGGCATCTTTTGAATTATTAAGTTTGGATCTTTGTCTAAGATTGCCTGAATAAAAACGTTTAAGACAAATATGGCTCCTATCCATGCTACAGTTCTTAGTCTTTCACCAAAGAGCCACGCAGTGTAGAGAGCGGATAGGAAAAACAACAGGTGTAACTTTTCTGAAAGGGACACAGGATATAGCTTAAGGTTGAACATGTCCGATATTTGAATAAGTGCGAAGTTGTAAGATACGATCAAAAATGCCAGCAGGATTGGCTCTCTTAAAAACTTTAGCATTGAGTTTAAAATATAAGCTGTGAGCTTAAAGTTCGCATATACTGTAATTGCTATCTTTGTTTTTTTAGCCCTCTTTGCAGACTTTGTCGCTCCCTATCCTTACGATCTTCAGAATAGACAGGCACCTTATCATCCTCCTACGCGTATTCACTTTTTCAAAGACGGAAGAATTACTTTCCCCTTTGTCCACAAGTATGAGCTAAAAGACCCACTCTTTAAAATATACGAGAAAACCGAGTTAACCTGCAAGGTCAGAATTTTTGATAAGACTCCTTACGGTTTTAAGCTGTTTTCTGTGGAGGAACCTTGCAGGCTTTACATTTTTGGCACGGACAAGCTGGGAAGGGATGTGTTTTCAAGATTGGTGTATGGTGCGCGCGTTTCTATGCTCATAGGTTTTGTGGGTGTTTTGACTACCTTTATCCTTGGCTCTGTTATAGGCGGTGTGTCTGGCTTTTTGGGTGGAAAAGTGGATACTACTATCATGAGACTTGTGGAGGTTCTTCTGTCCATCCCCACCTTTTATCTGATGCTTTCCCTTAGGTCTGTGTTTCCTTTAAACATGGGCAGTTTTGAGCTTTTCTTGGCTATAGTGTTTATTCTTTCCTTTGTGGGGTGGGCAGGACTGGCAAGGGTTATAAGGGGTATGGTGCTTTCACTCAGAGAAAAAGACTTTGTATATGCGGCAAAGACTTATGGGGCAGGAACCTTTCGCATACTTTTTAAACACATCCTCCCCAACACATACTACTATCTTATCGTCTCCGCCACCCTCTCCTTTCCAGGGTTTATACTTGGGGAATCTGCTTTGAGCCTTTTGGGCTTAGGTGTTCAGGAGCCGGTGCCAAGTTGGGGGAATATGCTATCGGAAGCCAGAAACATTCCATTGATAAGTGCCTATCCTTGGATATTAACTCCGGGTGTTGCCCTGTTTATGGTGGTGTTCGCCTTTAATCTGCTCGGAGACCAACTGCTTAAAAGATAAAGATGAAGGAATGCATGTAAGCGTGCGCTCCAGTAAAAAGCTCTTAAAAACTCTTTATTGGTTCAAGCTCAGCACGTGTTTTTCTGGAATAACGCATAGGAATTCTCCTTCAAAGACTAAGTCCAGGTTTCTGAAGACTTTTACTTCAACCCACCTCTTTTTTCCTTCTGATTTTACAACCCTTCCTTCAGCCTTGAGCACATCTCCTAAAACTACAGGTTTTCTGAAATCCACCTTTGCGGATGCTAACACAACTGTAGGCTCATTTACAGCCAGCATAGCGCAGTAATCTGCAAGGCTAAAGATGAAACCACCATGTATGAGTCCTTTCTCATCTGCTACCATATTTTCCTTTGTTTCAAGGACTACCACTGCATAACCTTCTTTTAGTTCCACCGGCTTACCGCTTAGATTTTGATCAATCTTTAAGTGCGTTTTTAACTGCATGGATAAATGCCTCCATCTTTCTTTGATCTTTTATGCCTGGAGAGGACTCTATTCCAGAGGACACATCCACCGCATAAGGTTTCACAAGCCTTATGGCATAGGATACGTTCTCCGGGTTTAGCCCACCAGACAAAAAAACTCTAAAGCCAGCATCCACCACAGACTTGGCTATTTTCCAATCAAAGCTCTCTCCGGTGCCACCGTAAGCCTTTTCTGAGTAAGTATCCAAAAGTATGGCATGCGCTTTTTTCCAAACGTCATCTACAAAAATGCTGTCCTTAACTCTAAGGGCTTTTATAACCTTATCTAAGCCTATAGCCTTAGCAAATTCAAAACTTTCCTCTCCGTGAAGTTGAACAAAATCCGCACCCATGCTTAAGGCTTGTTCCACTTCTTGGTAAGATGGATTTACAAAAACTACAACTTTTTTAACTCCCTCCGAAAGACTTAAAAAATGCTTCAGTTTTTCCCAACCTACCCAGCGGGGACTCTTTGGATACATGATAAAGCCCACATAATCAACGCCAAGTTCCACGGCTTTTCTTAGGTCCTCTTCCCTTGTAATACCGCAGAATTTTACTTTAACTAAGCTCATTTTCCACGCTGTTGTTTCTTTATAAGGAACCTTTCTTAAATTATACATGCCAAAGCGCTTCCTACTAAGGGAAGTAAAAAGTTATCGTCTATATTCTTTGGTAAAATCTCCACCACTGCACCCACGAAAGCTATAAGTAAAGCAAAAGCTCCAACAAAGGGCCAAAGAGCAAGGCTTGAAGAGACAAAGAAAGCAAAAAATCCTTCCAAGCTTTTCTCACCTATCCTTATCCTTCCAAAGTGATAACCTATCAGTCCCGCAAAGCCGTCTCCTACCGCAGTCAGCACTATACCAACTGTAGCGCACTCTTTTGTAAAAAGCAAAAAGCTTAAGAAAACTCCCAAGTTAAACCAAAGGCCTTGGATTGTTGGTCTTTCAAGGTTTTTTTCCCTCTCAAAAAGATAAATAAGCTTGTAAATAGGTTTAATTTTGTCTTCCGCAAGTCTTAAGACAAAGACGAGGTTTAAGGCAAGGATAAAAAGGGAAAAAATCAAAAGCAAGCCCTTTTGAAGGTAGAAAAGTGGAACAAGCCAGAGCAAGCCACCTAATATGTGGAATAATTTTCTTCTGAACTCTAAGCTTATTCCCATTCTATGGTAGCTGGTGGTTTTGAAGAGATGTCATAAACTACTCTGTTTATTCCCTTAACCTCGTTGATTATCCTGCGCATTACACGGTCTAAAAAGTCATAGGGCAATTTGGACCAGTCCGCGGTCATCCCATCTGTGCTATCTACCGCTCTCAAACCAACAACCCTTTCGTAAGTCCTTACATCTCCCATAACTCCTACGCTCTTTACTGGAAGTAAAACCGCAAAGGCTTGCCAAACTTTGTTGTATAAGCCTGCCTTTTTCAGCTCTTCTATAAAGATTGCGTCCGCTTCTCTTAGGATCTCAAGGTCCTCTTCTTTCACTTCTCCCAGTATTCTTATTGCAAGTCCTGGGCCGGGGAAGGGATGCCTTTCAAGGATCTCCTTTGGCACTCCCAAAAGCTTTCCTAATTCTCTGACCTCGTCTTTGAAAAGTTCCCTTAGCGGTTCAAGAAGTTCTAATGCCATCCTTTCTGGCAATCCACCCACATTATGGTGAGTCTTTATAACCTGTGCCCCTTCTATACCTGCACTTTCTACCACATCCGGATAAAGTGTGCCTTGAAGTAAAACCTGAGCGCCAAATTCTTTAGCTTCCTTTTCAAATACCTCCACAAAGGTGTGTCCTACGATCCTTCTCTTTTCCTCTGGGTCTTCCACACCCTTTAGCCTTTCCAAAAACAACTTGCTTGCATTTACCCTTTTAAAGGGAAGGCCCATCTGCTTAAAGTGTTTTTCCACCTCCTGTGCTTCTCCCTTTCTCAAAAGCCCATGATCTACAAAAACACCCAAAAGATTATTACCTACAGCCCTGTAGGTTAGCACAAAAGCGACAGTAGAATCTACACCGCCAGAAAGAGCGCATATGACCTTTTTATTTCCCACCTGTTCCCTTACTTCTTTGACCTTCTCTTCCAAAAAGTTTTCCATCTTCCAATTTTTCTCCGCTTTTGCGACCTTGAATAGAAAGTTAGCCAAGATCTCCTTTCCATACTGCGTGTGGGAGACTTCTGGATGGAACTGAACTCCATATATGGGTTTAAGCTTATGTTTTATCACCGCATAGGGTGAATTTTCTGACTTTGCGAGAATCTCAAAGTCCCGAGGAAGCTTAGAAACCTTATCTGCGTGACTCATCCAAACGTCAAAATTCTTAGGAAGACCTTCAAAAAGCGGATCCTCTTTTAAAACCTCAAGCCTTGCTCTTCCATACTCTTGTTTTTGGGCTCTTTCTACGGTTCCACCAAGCTGATGAGTTATAGCCTGAAGTCCGTAGCATATACCAAGAATGGGAATACCTAAGGTGTAGATCCTCTCGTCTGGCAAGGGTGCGCCTTGCGTATAGACACTTGCGGGACCACCAGAGAGTATCAAAGCGTAAGGCTCATTTTCCATAATCTTTTCTAAGCTTAGATAGAAAGGCACTATTTGACTGTAAATTCCCAGCTCTCTGACCCTTCTGGCAATAAGTTGCACATATTGGGAACCAAAGTTAAGTATAAGGACAGCCTTTCGTCTCATAAAAATATGTTAAACTATTGAGGCTATGGAGTATCACGTAAAAGACCTGAGCTTGGCGGAGGAAGGGAAAAACCGTATAGAGTGGGCAGAAAGGGATATGCCCGTTTTGAGAAGCATAAGGGAAAGGTTTTCAAAAGACAAGCCTCTAAGGGGGCTTAAAATCTCCGCTTGCTTGCACGTAACCACAGAAACTGCAAACCTCATGCTTACCTTAAAAGAAGGCGGGGCAGAGGTTTTCTTAACTGCGTCCAATCCACTTTCCACTCAAGATGATGTAGCTGCAGCATTGGTTAAGTATTATCAAATTCCAGTTTTTGCTATAAAAGGAGAAGACACAGAAACCTATTACTCACACCTAAGGGCTGTTATAGAAAAGGGTCCAGATATTGTCATAGACGATGGGGCAGACCTTATATCCACCTTGCACAAAGAGTATCCAGAGCTTTCAAAGAAGGTTTTGGGTGGTATGGAAGAGACCACCACAGGGGTTATAAGGCTTAGGGCTATGGCACAGAAGGGAGTTCTAAACTTCCCCATCATAGCGGTAAATGACGCATACACAAAGCATATGTTTGATAACAGATACGGCACTGGTCAATCTACCATAGACGGCATACTTAGGGCTACCAACAGATTGTTGGCGGGCTCCTATTTTGTGGTGGCAGGATACGGATGGTGTGGAAAAGGTGTAGCCCAAAGGGCAAGGGGAATGGGAGCAACAGTAATCGTAACAGAGGTGGATCCTATAAAAGCCCTTGAGGCAAAGATGGACGGCTTTTTGGTAATGCCGATGCTTGAAGCTGCAAAGCTTGGGGACTTTTTCGTTACCGTTACAGGAAACACCTCTGTTATAAGAAAGGAGCACTTTGAAGTTATGAAAGACGGTGCCATCGTATCCAACGCAGGACACTTTGACGTGGAAATAGACAAAAAAGCTTTAGAAGAACTTTCGGTTTCTAAAAGGGAAGTCAGAAGGTTTGTGGAAGAATACACCCTACGGGACGGAAGGAGGATCTACCTTTTGGCTCAAGGAAGGCTTGTAAATCTTGCTTCTGCAGAGGGACATCCCGCATCTGTTATGGACATGTCCTTTGCCAATCAAGCCCTTTCCGCAGAATACATAGCAAAAAATCATCAGCATTTAGAAAAGAAAGTCTATAAAGTTCCTGATGAGATAGACAGAATGGTGGCACATCTAAAGCTCAAAAGCATGGGTGTGGAAATAGACCAACTAACCCAAGAGCAGATAAATTACCTTTCATCTTGGGAACTTGGCACCTAAGCTTACTGACAACAACCTTTTTTCTTTTTGTTTCTTCTAAACCAAAGGAAAAGCAAAGGTAAAGCCAAAAACGAGATTAAAACAAGTTCCATAACTTATAAGCGATCACACCAACCAACCAAGCTAACACAAAGCTGTAGGCTAAAAATGCAATAGCAAACTTTGTGCCAGCTTCTTTCTGAAGCACAGCTACTGTGCCAAGGCAAGAGGTGTAAAGAAGGATAAACAGCATAAAGGAAAAGGCCTGAGCTGGGCTTAAGGAGTTTTTTACCGTTTCCCTTAAGGCAGAATGCTCTTCCTCTAACTCAAAGGCTTTTGGTAATGGGCTGATAGTGTTAAAAAGAGAATCCTTGAAGGCTTTTCCAAAAGCCATTGTCTGTTCAATCAGGGCTTGTTTTATTTCAAACTCTTTCCTTTCCTCCTTCTGCTCCACCGCATAGATGGTTGCCATAGAACTTAAAACTATCTCCCTTGCCAAGAAGGCTGGTATTAAAGATGTGGTAATCTGCCAATCCTCCAAGCCCATAGGTTTAAACACTGGCACTAAGACTCTTCCCACATAACCTGCAAAGCTGTCCTTTGGATTGCTAACTCCCGGAGGCAAGTTTAGTAGAACCCAAAGGACCACAGAGACTCCAAATATAAGCGTTCCTGCCCTGTATATAAACTGCTTTACGTGAGCCCAGGTTATTCTAAAAACCAGTTTAAAAACAGGTAGTCTGTAAGGCGGGAGTTCAAGTATCATATGTCTGAGTGGATTTTTATAAATGACCTTCTGAAGAACAAAGGAAGTTAAAAAGGCAAAAACCAAACCAAGGACGTAAAGGAAGAAGATAACAAAGGCTGGGTTTGGGAAAAACAGCGTGGCAAAGAAGGAGAAGACCACGAGTCTTGCGGGACAGCTCACAAAAGGTATCATAGCCATGACCAAAAGTTTGTCCCTTTTACTTTCCAAAGCCCTTGTAGCAATGATGGCAGGCACGTTGCAACCAAAACCTAAAAGAAGGGGTATAAAGCTTGCGCCGTGCAAGCCAAGGCGGTGCATAAAGCTGTCCATCAAAAAGGCAACTCTTGGAAGATACCCAGAAAACTCAAGCAGGGAAAGTATAAAGATAATGCTGGCAATCAGGGGTAAAAAGGTTAGAACAAAGCCCACCCCACCAACCACAGCCTCAGACAAAAACCTTGAAAGGATAGATTCACCAAGAAGATGTTTAATTAATGGAGAAAAGAAACCGTTCATCAAACCGTCCAACCAGTCCATCCATGGAGCAGAAAAATCAAAAGCGATTTTAAAGGTCATAAACATAATAAAAAGAAAGATCAAAACACCAAGCACTGGATGAAGAAGCACTTTATCCAAACTATCTGTGAGCTCAAAAACGTTATGCTTTGTCTTTTTTACCGTGTGGTAATACAAACCGTGAATAAATGCAAACCTTTCGTTTTTTAGAAGTCTTTCAAACTCTTCGCCGTAAGAGATTAGCGCTTTTCTTATCCTTTCGGATTTTGTCTTTCCTTGCACGCTTAAGAGAAGTTTTTCCAAGTCTGGTGAATACTTAACTTCAATTGGTTTGATTTTGCTTTCATAGGTTTCCACGATCCTTCTAAGAAGTTCGTCCTTACCCTCCCCAGTCCTACCATTGGTTTTTACTATCCTAACTCCCAAAAGCTCTTCCATCTTGGATGTATCTACCTCTATCCCAAGCTTTTTTGCTTCGTCCCACATGTTTAAGGCTATGACCATGGGAATCTCCATTTCCAAAAGTTCCAAGGTTAGAAAAAGGTCCCTTTCCATGTTGGGGGTTTCTATTACGTTCACCACCACGTCCGGTTTTTGATTTAGAATGAAGTCTCTTGCCAACTGCTCCGCTTCGGAAAAGGGCTCCAAAGTATAAATCCCTGGCAAATCTACAAGGTGTATTTCATAATCTCCGTAGTATGCCTTTCCTTCCTTCTTTTCAACAGTAGTCCCAGCCCAATTTCCTATCTTTAAGGTGGTGCCAGCAATGTGGTTTAAAAGACTTGTCTTACCTACGTTAGGATTACCCACAAGGGCTACGCTTATTCTCTTCATTGAACCTTTATTCTCTTTGCTAAGCTTTTACTTATGGCTACCTTGGAGTGGTCAAGCTTAACCACAATACTCCTTCCAAGCTTTTGAACAACCTCTAAGACCTTCCCCTCCCTTATGCCCATAGCCTCAAGTTTTTTAATACTCTCATCGTTACCCTCAAGTTCTAAGACCTTAACTTTTTTACCCACTTCCACCTTTTCTAACATTTTTCACCTCCTAATTAATATTAAAAATTAATCTCATTTTTTAATTTTATCTAAACCTAACCGTAAAACCAGCTACCACCGAAGGTTTTTCTTTGTCTTTGAGGATCTTCTGCACTCCCAAAGCAAACTCCCAGTTTTTTCCAGAAAAGC
This DNA window, taken from Thermocrinis jamiesonii, encodes the following:
- the guaA gene encoding glutamine-hydrolyzing GMP synthase; the protein is MRRKAVLILNFGSQYVQLIARRVRELGIYSQIVPFYLSLEKIMENEPYALILSGGPASVYTQGAPLPDERIYTLGIPILGICYGLQAITHQLGGTVERAQKQEYGRARLEVLKEDPLFEGLPKNFDVWMSHADKVSKLPRDFEILAKSENSPYAVIKHKLKPIYGVQFHPEVSHTQYGKEILANFLFKVAKAEKNWKMENFLEEKVKEVREQVGNKKVICALSGGVDSTVAFVLTYRAVGNNLLGVFVDHGLLRKGEAQEVEKHFKQMGLPFKRVNASKLFLERLKGVEDPEEKRRIVGHTFVEVFEKEAKEFGAQVLLQGTLYPDVVESAGIEGAQVIKTHHNVGGLPERMALELLEPLRELFKDEVRELGKLLGVPKEILERHPFPGPGLAIRILGEVKEEDLEILREADAIFIEELKKAGLYNKVWQAFAVLLPVKSVGVMGDVRTYERVVGLRAVDSTDGMTADWSKLPYDFLDRVMRRIINEVKGINRVVYDISSKPPATIEWE
- a CDS encoding diacylglycerol/polyprenol kinase family protein codes for the protein MGISLEFRRKLFHILGGLLWLVPLFYLQKGLLLIFSLFILALNLVFVLRLAEDKIKPIYKLIYLFEREKNLERPTIQGLWFNLGVFLSFLLFTKECATVGIVLTAVGDGFAGLIGYHFGRIRIGEKSLEGFFAFFVSSSLALWPFVGAFALLIAFVGAVVEILPKNIDDNFLLPLVGSALACII
- the ahcY gene encoding adenosylhomocysteinase — its product is MEYHVKDLSLAEEGKNRIEWAERDMPVLRSIRERFSKDKPLRGLKISACLHVTTETANLMLTLKEGGAEVFLTASNPLSTQDDVAAALVKYYQIPVFAIKGEDTETYYSHLRAVIEKGPDIVIDDGADLISTLHKEYPELSKKVLGGMEETTTGVIRLRAMAQKGVLNFPIIAVNDAYTKHMFDNRYGTGQSTIDGILRATNRLLAGSYFVVAGYGWCGKGVAQRARGMGATVIVTEVDPIKALEAKMDGFLVMPMLEAAKLGDFFVTVTGNTSVIRKEHFEVMKDGAIVSNAGHFDVEIDKKALEELSVSKREVRRFVEEYTLRDGRRIYLLAQGRLVNLASAEGHPASVMDMSFANQALSAEYIAKNHQHLEKKVYKVPDEIDRMVAHLKLKSMGVEIDQLTQEQINYLSSWELGT
- a CDS encoding PaaI family thioesterase; protein product: MQLKTHLKIDQNLSGKPVELKEGYAVVVLETKENMVADEKGLIHGGFIFSLADYCAMLAVNEPTVVLASAKVDFRKPVVLGDVLKAEGRVVKSEGKKRWVEVKVFRNLDLVFEGEFLCVIPEKHVLSLNQ
- a CDS encoding ABC transporter permease encodes the protein MSLKFAYTVIAIFVFLALFADFVAPYPYDLQNRQAPYHPPTRIHFFKDGRITFPFVHKYELKDPLFKIYEKTELTCKVRIFDKTPYGFKLFSVEEPCRLYIFGTDKLGRDVFSRLVYGARVSMLIGFVGVLTTFILGSVIGGVSGFLGGKVDTTIMRLVEVLLSIPTFYLMLSLRSVFPLNMGSFELFLAIVFILSFVGWAGLARVIRGMVLSLREKDFVYAAKTYGAGTFRILFKHILPNTYYYLIVSATLSFPGFILGESALSLLGLGVQEPVPSWGNMLSEARNIPLISAYPWILTPGVALFMVVFAFNLLGDQLLKR
- the feoB gene encoding ferrous iron transport protein B: MKRISVALVGNPNVGKTSLLNHIAGTTLKIGNWAGTTVEKKEGKAYYGDYEIHLVDLPGIYTLEPFSEAEQLARDFILNQKPDVVVNVIETPNMERDLFLTLELLEMEIPMVIALNMWDEAKKLGIEVDTSKMEELLGVRIVKTNGRTGEGKDELLRRIVETYESKIKPIEVKYSPDLEKLLLSVQGKTKSERIRKALISYGEEFERLLKNERFAFIHGLYYHTVKKTKHNVFELTDSLDKVLLHPVLGVLIFLFIMFMTFKIAFDFSAPWMDWLDGLMNGFFSPLIKHLLGESILSRFLSEAVVGGVGFVLTFLPLIASIIFILSLLEFSGYLPRVAFLMDSFMHRLGLHGASFIPLLLGFGCNVPAIIATRALESKRDKLLVMAMIPFVSCPARLVVFSFFATLFFPNPAFVIFFLYVLGLVFAFLTSFVLQKVIYKNPLRHMILELPPYRLPVFKLVFRITWAHVKQFIYRAGTLIFGVSVVLWVLLNLPPGVSNPKDSFAGYVGRVLVPVFKPMGLEDWQITTSLIPAFLAREIVLSSMATIYAVEQKEERKEFEIKQALIEQTMAFGKAFKDSLFNTISPLPKAFELEEEHSALRETVKNSLSPAQAFSFMLFILLYTSCLGTVAVLQKEAGTKFAIAFLAYSFVLAWLVGVIAYKLWNLF
- a CDS encoding phosphoribosylanthranilate isomerase; amino-acid sequence: MSLVKVKFCGITREEDLRKAVELGVDYVGFIMYPKSPRWVGWEKLKHFLSLSEGVKKVVVFVNPSYQEVEQALSMGADFVQLHGEESFEFAKAIGLDKVIKALRVKDSIFVDDVWKKAHAILLDTYSEKAYGGTGESFDWKIAKSVVDAGFRVFLSGGLNPENVSYAIRLVKPYAVDVSSGIESSPGIKDQRKMEAFIHAVKNALKD
- a CDS encoding FeoA family protein, yielding MLEKVEVGKKVKVLELEGNDESIKKLEAMGIREGKVLEVVQKLGRSIVVKLDHSKVAISKSLAKRIKVQ
- a CDS encoding complex I NDUFA9 subunit family protein, which translates into the protein MERIAITGATGFLGRYIVKELLSKGFKVYALVRNAGKLKSFFSDKVVGVEVDFYKKDSIKKALEEIKPNVLIHLIGILAEDRRKNVTFYNTHYLISKNLYEVCKDQGINRVIHMSALGTHKDAPSEYHKTKYMAEEFLRSSGLKYTIFRPSIILGPEQRLFFDMWKITKFLPVVALPGGGSYLFQPVDVRDVACAFVNSLEKEESVGKVYELCGKERVSFKALLEDIFSYWNRKVLLIPMPKVVMYFAGKVVENLLSPPPFSSDQMLMMWRDNVCGLDKDVETEGVKKICGREPIPYRESLSWSLENFRYNL